One Papaver somniferum cultivar HN1 chromosome 10, ASM357369v1, whole genome shotgun sequence genomic window carries:
- the LOC113318139 gene encoding condensin-2 complex subunit H2-like isoform X2: protein MNFDKEDGSGSSSRFHIVQPLRDPQSNWSVDLAKNLEDYLLKICSGEPINHEEDAHLSVNFAEAALLLQGSIQVYSRKVEYLYTLVLHALDFISQKSQEEQPAEASVQRTEGRRDNQADVDESNELFLGLDDVPVEANNSLDGAPGKDDNLNQFVKPPSNLVVLEGDCFDPTGETGELETYLLSTCDLYEDFILLDPCDAEEIQKFIKHSRAAVNHRGSSIRSKGRKTFGQTPSRTGGTGCRKSTQKHNVNPEKSPMIGCNHDNSISQDPPDCSFPENDSHGDDNNDYHGDDNNNGSLHESMSEDDTDEDDPWKPLNPHEPGTLKVKPFKKGNIPKRRKPNPSKHISIIMQFPIAKLTGIVSPEFAEMWEAQNRACEIIRESTTLPLFEQLRQSLTIGGSEPSNPFGSAEADKGNESEHDIPDFDQDDFDMPENTFMDVEEPLNANKDDEQTVHFESTDFGHVEPELEDFEDLCRSHLDDLLASIAETEKQTELATRVSTWKQRIEQTLEDQDLRPPFDIHEYGERVLNKLSLEADSASGSGIPFTDVVKGNEKHDVARTFSALLQLVNNGNVDLIKSESSGGRSFCYTATNPFSVRLLTDARRKEVQLRSSKKRPNSPIKKPGNQADKEKSGGGGEKIQKVGSSSMGIASSSKSSQSNGKFSVKVGKISAVRCTPEGKKRRKSRLLEPVDLQSAG, encoded by the exons ATGAACTTTGACAAAGAAGACGGGAGTGGTAGTAGTTCGAGATTTCATATTGTACAACCGCTTCGTGACCCACAGTCAAATTGGTCAGTTGATCTTGCTAAAAATCTCGAAGATTATCTCTTGAAGATATGTTCTGGTGAACCTATTAACCACGAAGAAGATGCCCACTTATCTGTTAATTTCGCTGAAG CTGCTTTGTTACTTCAAGGTTCAATTCAAGTGTATAGTCGAAAAGTTGAGTATCTTTATACATTAGTTTTACATGCTTTGGACTTCATTTCTCAAAAAAG TCAAGAGGAACAACCAGCGGAAGCGTCGGTACAGCGTACTGAAGGAAGACGTGATAACCAAGCAGATGTTGATGAAAGCAATGAACTATTTTTGGGATTAGATGATGTTCCGG TGGAGGCTAACAATTCTTTGGATGGTGCGCCGGGGAAAGATGATAACTTAAATCAGTTTGTGAAGCCACCGTCGAATTTGGTTGTACTAGAAGGAGATTGTTTTGATCCTACTGGCGAAACTGGGGAACTGGAAACGTATCTG TTGTCCACATGTGATCTCTATGAGGATTTTATTCTGTTAGATCCTTGTGATGCGGAAGAAATTCAGAAATTCATAAAGCATAGCAGAGCTGCTGTAAATCATAGAGGTAGCTCAATTAGGTCCAAGGGTCGCAAAACTTTTGGTCAAACTCCATCTAGAACTGGGGGAACTGGCTGCCGTAAATCAACTCAAAAACACAATGTCAATCCTGAAAAGTCTCCTATGATCGGTTGCAACCATGATAATAGTATTTCTCAGGATCCTCCTGACTGTAGTTTTCCTGAAAATGACTCTCATGGAGATGATAACAATGACTACCATGGAGATGATAACAATAATGGTTCATTACATGAGAGTATGTCAGAAGATGATACTGATGAGGATGATCCGTGGAAACCTTTGAATCCTCATGAACCAGGGACTTTGAAAGTAAAACCGTTTAAAAAAG GAAATATTCCTAAAAGGAGGAAGCCGAATCCCAGTAAACACATTTCTATTATTATGCAATTTCCTATTGCAAAATTGACTGGTATTGTAAGTCCAGAATTTGCAGAAATGTGGGAGGCACAGAACCGTGCCTGTGAAATTATCCGGGAATCCACAACGCTTCCACTTTTTGAACAG CTTCGACAGTCACTTACTATCGGAGGAAGTGAACCGTCCAATCCTTTTGGTAGTGCTGAAGCTGACAAAGGTAATGAATCCGAGCATGACATCCCAGATTTTGACCAAGATGACTTTGACATGCCTGAAAATACTTTCATGGATGTGGAAGAACCCTTAAACGCAAATAAG GATGACGAGCAGACCGTTCACTTTGAAAGTACTGATTTTGGACATGTAGAACCTGAACTGGAAGATTTTGAAGATCTTTGCCGTTCGCATCTG GATGACCTCCTTGCAAGCATAGCTGAAACTGAGAAGCAAACTGAGTTGGCAACCCGGGTTTCAACATGGAAACAAAGAATCGAGCAAACCTTGGAAGATCAG GATTTACGCCCACCTTTTGATATTCATGAATATGGTGAAAGGGTTTTGAACAAATTGTCGCTCGAGGCAGATAGTGCAAGTGGTAGTGGAATACCCTTTACGGATGTTGTTAAGGGAAACGAAAAGCATGATGTTGCGAGGACTTTCTCTGCACTACTGCAGCTG GTGAATAATGGAAACGTTGACCTGATTAAATCTGAATCTAGTGGTGGTCGATCATTTTGTTACACTGCTACAAATCCCTTTTCTGTCCGACTCCTTACTGATGCCAGGAGAAAGGAAGTGCAACTTCGGTCCTCGAAAAAGAGACCAAATTCTCCTATCAAGAAACCAGGCAATCAAGCTGATAAGGAGAAGAGTGGTGGCGGTGGAGAAAAAATTCAGAAAGTAGGTTCTTCCTCTATGGGAATCGCCTCATCGTCAAAGTCATCACAATCGAATGGAAAGTTCTCTGTTAAGGTTGGAAAGATAAGTGCAGTGAGGTGTACCCCGGAGGGGAAGAAAAGACGAAAGTCTCGACTGCTTGAGCCTGTAGATTTGCAATCTGCAGGATGA
- the LOC113318139 gene encoding condensin-2 complex subunit H2-like isoform X1, whose product MNFDKEDGSGSSSRFHIVQPLRDPQSNWSVDLAKNLEDYLLKICSGEPINHEEDAHLSVNFAEAALLLQGSIQVYSRKVEYLYTLVLHALDFISQKSQEEQPAEASVQRTEGRRDNQADVDESNELFLGLDDVPVEANNSLDGAPGKDDNLNQFVKPPSNLVVLEGDCFDPTGETGELETYLLSTCDLYEDFILLDPCDAEEIQKFIKHSRAAVNHRGSSIRSKGRKTFGQTPSRTGGTGCRKSTQKHNVNPEKSPMIGCNHDNSISQDPPDCSFPENDSHGDDNNDYHGDDNNNGSLHESMSEDDTDEDDPWKPLNPHEPGTLKVKPFKKGNIPKRRKPNPSKHISIIMQFPIAKLTGIVSPEFAEMWEAQNRACEIIRESTTLPLFEQLRQSLTIGGSEPSNPFGSAEADKGNESEHDIPDFDQDDFDMPENTFMDVEEPLNANKIHLQDDEQTVHFESTDFGHVEPELEDFEDLCRSHLDDLLASIAETEKQTELATRVSTWKQRIEQTLEDQDLRPPFDIHEYGERVLNKLSLEADSASGSGIPFTDVVKGNEKHDVARTFSALLQLVNNGNVDLIKSESSGGRSFCYTATNPFSVRLLTDARRKEVQLRSSKKRPNSPIKKPGNQADKEKSGGGGEKIQKVGSSSMGIASSSKSSQSNGKFSVKVGKISAVRCTPEGKKRRKSRLLEPVDLQSAG is encoded by the exons ATGAACTTTGACAAAGAAGACGGGAGTGGTAGTAGTTCGAGATTTCATATTGTACAACCGCTTCGTGACCCACAGTCAAATTGGTCAGTTGATCTTGCTAAAAATCTCGAAGATTATCTCTTGAAGATATGTTCTGGTGAACCTATTAACCACGAAGAAGATGCCCACTTATCTGTTAATTTCGCTGAAG CTGCTTTGTTACTTCAAGGTTCAATTCAAGTGTATAGTCGAAAAGTTGAGTATCTTTATACATTAGTTTTACATGCTTTGGACTTCATTTCTCAAAAAAG TCAAGAGGAACAACCAGCGGAAGCGTCGGTACAGCGTACTGAAGGAAGACGTGATAACCAAGCAGATGTTGATGAAAGCAATGAACTATTTTTGGGATTAGATGATGTTCCGG TGGAGGCTAACAATTCTTTGGATGGTGCGCCGGGGAAAGATGATAACTTAAATCAGTTTGTGAAGCCACCGTCGAATTTGGTTGTACTAGAAGGAGATTGTTTTGATCCTACTGGCGAAACTGGGGAACTGGAAACGTATCTG TTGTCCACATGTGATCTCTATGAGGATTTTATTCTGTTAGATCCTTGTGATGCGGAAGAAATTCAGAAATTCATAAAGCATAGCAGAGCTGCTGTAAATCATAGAGGTAGCTCAATTAGGTCCAAGGGTCGCAAAACTTTTGGTCAAACTCCATCTAGAACTGGGGGAACTGGCTGCCGTAAATCAACTCAAAAACACAATGTCAATCCTGAAAAGTCTCCTATGATCGGTTGCAACCATGATAATAGTATTTCTCAGGATCCTCCTGACTGTAGTTTTCCTGAAAATGACTCTCATGGAGATGATAACAATGACTACCATGGAGATGATAACAATAATGGTTCATTACATGAGAGTATGTCAGAAGATGATACTGATGAGGATGATCCGTGGAAACCTTTGAATCCTCATGAACCAGGGACTTTGAAAGTAAAACCGTTTAAAAAAG GAAATATTCCTAAAAGGAGGAAGCCGAATCCCAGTAAACACATTTCTATTATTATGCAATTTCCTATTGCAAAATTGACTGGTATTGTAAGTCCAGAATTTGCAGAAATGTGGGAGGCACAGAACCGTGCCTGTGAAATTATCCGGGAATCCACAACGCTTCCACTTTTTGAACAG CTTCGACAGTCACTTACTATCGGAGGAAGTGAACCGTCCAATCCTTTTGGTAGTGCTGAAGCTGACAAAGGTAATGAATCCGAGCATGACATCCCAGATTTTGACCAAGATGACTTTGACATGCCTGAAAATACTTTCATGGATGTGGAAGAACCCTTAAACGCAAATAAG ATTCATTTACAGGATGACGAGCAGACCGTTCACTTTGAAAGTACTGATTTTGGACATGTAGAACCTGAACTGGAAGATTTTGAAGATCTTTGCCGTTCGCATCTG GATGACCTCCTTGCAAGCATAGCTGAAACTGAGAAGCAAACTGAGTTGGCAACCCGGGTTTCAACATGGAAACAAAGAATCGAGCAAACCTTGGAAGATCAG GATTTACGCCCACCTTTTGATATTCATGAATATGGTGAAAGGGTTTTGAACAAATTGTCGCTCGAGGCAGATAGTGCAAGTGGTAGTGGAATACCCTTTACGGATGTTGTTAAGGGAAACGAAAAGCATGATGTTGCGAGGACTTTCTCTGCACTACTGCAGCTG GTGAATAATGGAAACGTTGACCTGATTAAATCTGAATCTAGTGGTGGTCGATCATTTTGTTACACTGCTACAAATCCCTTTTCTGTCCGACTCCTTACTGATGCCAGGAGAAAGGAAGTGCAACTTCGGTCCTCGAAAAAGAGACCAAATTCTCCTATCAAGAAACCAGGCAATCAAGCTGATAAGGAGAAGAGTGGTGGCGGTGGAGAAAAAATTCAGAAAGTAGGTTCTTCCTCTATGGGAATCGCCTCATCGTCAAAGTCATCACAATCGAATGGAAAGTTCTCTGTTAAGGTTGGAAAGATAAGTGCAGTGAGGTGTACCCCGGAGGGGAAGAAAAGACGAAAGTCTCGACTGCTTGAGCCTGTAGATTTGCAATCTGCAGGATGA
- the LOC113318140 gene encoding putative invertase inhibitor yields the protein MDHHQTMASVLLIFLVSALSCTHQVLAATLHPAASPRNAPTTTDLISKTCAAVPFKDLCIKTLSADPDSVEADLAGLASIAIKVAMQNGTDTYNYVDQLQKKAQYQPFTQQCLSDCSEHYMDAVDQLEDSLAAIDAQGFNDVAIWVQAAMTDAESCEDGFKDGSGPSLLTDRNAIFNQLCSNALSIANMLAKA from the coding sequence ATGGATCATCACCAAACCATGGCTTCCGTTCTCTTGATCTTTCTTGTTTCAGCTCTCTCATGCACCCATCAAGTCCTTGCAGCTACACTACACCCTGCAGCTTCACCACGCAATGCACCAACCACAACCGACTTAATCTCTAAAACATGTGCAGCTGTCCCATTCAAAGATCTCTGCATCAAAACCCTCAGCGCAGACCCGGACAGCGTAGAAGCTGACTTAGCCGGTCTTGCTTCAATTGCAATCAAGGTTGCCATGCAAAATGGAACTGACACATACAACTACGTTGATCAATTGCAAAAGAAGGCACAATACCAGCCATTCACACAACAATGCTTGTCCGACTGTTCTGAGCATTACATGGATGCAGTTGATCAGTTGGAAGATTCACTTGCTGCAATTGATGCTCAGGGTTTCAATGACGTGGCTATATGGGTGCAGGCAGCTATGACTGATGCTGAATCGTGCGAGGACGGATTTAAGGATGGTTCTGGTCCATCCTTGCTGACTGACAGAAATGCTATCTTCAACCAATTATGCAGCAATGCACTGTCCATCGCCAACATGTTGGCTAAAGCTTAA